The genomic stretch GTTCATTTATGCCATACGTGGTAAAAGTTAACCAGCCAATAAATTGTTAAAGAAGATGTGCATGCATATGCCAGTAATCGTTCCCCATGTGTAATACAGAGCCCTAGTATGTGAGTAGCGCTctgggttaaatatttttatttttttataaaattttatttatgtaatttttttaaagtattttaatagtttaaaaaatatattttcatgacaattatagttattaaatccaacTCGAGTGTTGACCTGGCCAAGGAATCGGGTCTTGGGTTACACGGGTTGACTTGGGTCAAACtggaaaaactagaaaaaaaaatatttgagattttaataatttatataaaaaaattaagaaataatcaatATGGATATAAGTTATACATGTTGTaaacaattaagtttaaaagattaccccaaaatatttttttacctcacattgaaaagatactatcttatttttctaagttgaagtatttaaaccaatcaatataacttttttcttgtgaatatagagGATATATACTAAAGGACTTCAaatcccatattaaaaaaaaaaattcttctagtatttatataatgaactttAAAATGAGTTAGTAcaactgaaaaatataaaaaaggaaggATTTCTaggtaggagaaaaaaaataaaaaatggactCTACCGAGTGTTTCTCGAATTGTCCTAGTTCCGGGTTGACCTGACAGGCGAGTCTTACTAGCTGATGAAGCTGGCAGCAAGGCCCACCACTGCTGGGTCCTGATGACAACATAATCCAACTTTAGTGAGTCCTACTTAGCTTCGGGTCCACTGCTGCTGAGATCTAGTGAGCAGATCCCAACTTCAGTGGGTCCTGCTACAGATAGGCCTATCAGTTGTGGCTTGTTGGGCACCCAAACCAACTATCATTATATCTGACAACAATGCCAGACCCAATAAACTTGGGTCTTGATAGAAGGACCTAACAACTGGATATTCATCTGGGTCCAGCATCATTGGATAATGTTTGATAGAAGGATCCAACATTATTAAATCATAATTGCCAGAACGACCTAGTAGTTGGGTATCTATTTAGGCCCACATTTGCTGGGTCCTACTGATAGTAATACCCAACAAAAATAGGTCATGCTCACTGTTTTGACCCCATTGTTGTTGAGCCCTAGTGAAAGAAGGGTTCAactctataaattttttatttaacaattgaacattgcaaaattttaattaaacatcatATAATCCGAGTAtaacttttaaatgaaaatgtgttttcaaaataaataaagttattgaTTTGTTGGATAAATATGTTAGTGATATAAgcaatgttttataataatatccacataaaatagtgttttataaataaatttcaataataaaaatgacaagAATTTACAACTTTTTGGCGATGTTATATCtgtttatacaaaaaaaaaatcaaacctaaaTTAGGAAGAAGATCCGagaatttcaaagtttatacataaatcttttaaaaatatattttttaattggtttcttttgtgttttatttaattttatgtttattatcaTGAAGCTTTCAATTAAGATGATAGAAAAAATCTAATCACTATAAAATAAGTACCGATATCGTATAAAAATAGAGTGAATGGGAGTAAAACCAGCCtagaatgttttattattattattattattattaacatagatGTTCGGGTTAACTTGTGTATACCTTGATTAATTCTATAGGCtctgaaattaacaatcatgtaatcTTCTAATTGCCTTAAAGTTTGTAGAACTCAAATTAATGATCTCCAGAGAATAAACTCATGATCTGATTAGTTAAGCTACACTTCTCATAGTTAATacaaaatgtttttattcaCACAATATGTTTTCCAATTACCAAAGaaatatatgtttataataacaCACAATATGTTTTCCAATTACCAAAGaaatatatgtttataataacaaagaaatattttaacacaaaaacaatttcttatACTACAATCTGAGTGCATGTATGCAGCATTTTCTCACAGAGTATCTCTATTTCATGCATTGCATCCATGATTTTTAAgtctataaaaatttaattatgagaaCTCCGTTCTTGCGGTATGTATTAATTATGAGATGTCGAAATTAAAAACTCCGTTCTTGCGGTATGTAACTCAATAGATCATTTGATAAATCAAAGAGAAAATCGTATATTGGATATCTACTCTCAAATATAatcatgagattttttttattgaggtaaataaatgaaatttattaaacataGTAACAAGTGTGGTAGGTGACTATCTACAGTATACCATTTAGCTATGACTCATTAGCAAAATTAGAAACAAATCAAATGGGATTTATACTAATATAGGAGAAGACTTAACTaagttcaaatttattttttgaatttttttaatgatgaattataaagtattaaaattaaattattcttttatacaacaaggcattcattttaaaattgatattagtACATTCGTCCGCGCTCCAATATAGATcggactattttttttctaaattttaaaaaaaaatattgagtataaagatttttttggtaatattataaaatccaattaagtagtttgattttaaaacttaCTAACCTGATTTCTTGTCTAGCTTGAATTTGGAATTAAATTGTATGTAAGTTGATTCTCTAAGAAAGAAAGATAGCTTATTGTATGATATAAGCGAGAGctgaattattcaatttaatatatcCGAAGACAACTTAgatgaacataaaaaacatgacataacttttaaaaaaactttaagaagataatttttttatattgaaatgatGTTAAATTGAATCGACCTCGGTCACCCTACGATCTAAGTCATGCACTTCAaagaatttaataactttgttatttttataaattacttttatttaattttatgataacattAGATACTTTTAAAATCGAGTATTAACCctaaaaacacatttatttaaaattgtgataaCCCCAtacaaaggagaaaaaaataaactatgaattctttttttcaaccaatttaatattgaataaaagtgaaaaaaaaacaatattagatTTGACGAGTAAATCCACTAAATCCATAAATTGTATAACCCCGGTTAACACGTCAAACCCGCAAACCCGCAAATATACCCCATTAGAATTAATAACTTGTCCCCCCCTTAAAGTATTGTTTATTTagctatatgataaaaaaatagatgatcgCAAAATCGAGCGTCAATCCAATATTGAgactttttatttaagattatgataatctcatagaaaataaaataaattaaactataaaactcaattatcagACAGTTTAacataaagaaatgaaattaaaaaaaatgaatttataaaaaaattaaacttttcatACACGTCAACAACCTATGGACTTTCTAAAACTTAATAAATgagttcaattagaaaaaaaagaaaaaaaaaaaggtacccCGCTAAACCCGCAAATAGGAGCAACTAGGATTATTTTGCAAAGCTCGCAAACCGGGTTATTAACTTCACAAAGTttgataacttattttttaaaaatttaatttaactaaatatttttaaaaatagaccATATTGTGATGCTGAGATATTTTTCGATGCTAACCTAATGTtaggatatttttttgatattataataaccatataaagacaaattaaaataaattatcttctctaaattttaataaatacattatataaggactaaactaaaacaaaaatcaataacaaaaaaaaaagttaaaatacaaaaaaaataaaaaaaacaacactatGCTGATGGATGCGAGGAAACATTGTTTCCCCGCAtcttttaactttatttataatattcacacaaaaaaatattttttaaaagtcttttataaagttattcaaACCTAAATAATAACTTATAGATCATAAAAAAGCTTagcatcattatttttttttaaataaaacgtcCACttacataaagaaaagaaaaagtaataAACAGGGGcctatcaatttttaaattttgtctaTTAGTTAAAAAATCGAAACGTTTATCCAGAGTCTATAAATATAACGTTTACCTATCGCTTTCTCCACCTCACTCTTTCAGCAGTTCCATTACTGTTTGAGCTGcagctcctctctctctccgcAGATCAGATCGAAATCTTTCAAAGGTATCTCCGCGAAACCCTTACTCTTTAGATCTCAGATTTACTTACATACAGAATCGATGCTGCCGAGTTTTCCTTTTTAACCACTCTCACTTAGATGCCATATTATTCTCTTctctaattttgaaaattcactTGTTGATTGGTTGATAATTGACTTGTTTTGTTAAGATCTGCTATTTTTCTTGGCTTTTGATTCATACATTTCTCTTGTTTTAGCTGGCTTTCGTATCActgtattttaaacaaaaaaaaatcgaaatttTGGATAGGATTTCATGGTCTGTGGTGTTATTCAACCCGAATTCTGGGGGATCTAGATTGATATAAATCACTGAACATTGGTGTTGAATTGTTTGTGATTTCTGCTTTCATTTAAGTTTTGGGTCTGGTTGTTGATTTGTGAGGTGTGCCTATGCAtaattcttgtttgtttttttgttttgggtttttttgcgCGCTCTAGTTTCATCGTGTATTTATGTGTGGTAAGCAATCGCGTTTGTTATGACGTGAGTGTTAGCTAGCTACCTAGGAAGGGATTGAGAAGGGTGGGGGGGTGTATAAATAGGAATgcataaataattaaagtatggtgtttgtttgtttaaaaGAGTGATGGTGAACTTGTTGATTTCAACTGGCAATTTGGAAATTGGTTAATGGGTCTCTAGATGTTTTAAGTTACCAGGCTGCGATCAGAGTAGGTGATGTGGGTTATTCATGATGCTTTTGTTATCATTCTTTTTCCATATTGTGATACATGCCATTTCccagaatttattttcttttttattttcattctttgttcattttggcgttttgcttttgtttttggctTGGGAAACAGGGTTTAAATTTCCTTCTCCGTAAAGTTTAGATATGGGTCGTGGAGTTAGCGCTGGTGGAGGGCAGAGTTCATTGGGCTATCTGTTTGGGAGTGGAGAGGCTCCAAAACCTGGCACAAACAATGCCCAAGCTGCTCCAAGCGAGAGCCTGCCTGCAAAAAACTCGCCTCCTTCCAAACCCGCTGCAGCTCCTCAGCCAGCAGATATCAATAAGCAGGTTCCTGCTGGTATCAACAGTACTTCTACAAACAACTATTTAAGGGCAGATGGTCAGAACACTGGCAACTTCATCACGGTATGATTCTCCAAACCTTTGCTCTGGGTGCAATTGTATCAGTTGTCCATACTGGTTTGGGTGGATAAAACTTGCTTAGATTCATGACATGCCACTGTTATCTGTGATGAGATCTCTAAAGGATTCATCTGTCTTCTGGAAATGGATAGGCAATATCCTGTGAATGATTAGGAACTGTCTCAGAGGCATAAATATACAAGGAAGCATGCCATTGTCCTTGTAACTACCAAGCTGCATTTTTGTTGCCCAAGAAGAATGAATAATACTTCTGGGTCAAGTTCCAGCAGGGtgatttttttgtggttttccaTGCCTCCTTTAGATGTCCCTTGGAGTCAGAGTACCTCTGCATTGATTGAAGATAGGGCTCCTATTCTTAGCCCTAGGCATATCCAAGCTTATGAAAGCAGTTCTCTGTCTCTCTCAATGCATGGGTTATAGGATAATGGGTAACCAGATATTGTTCATGGTTTACAATGGACAAGGCTTGAGAAATAGATACTCATACAAGCCGTCTGTAAAATAGGGACCCAGAAGTGGCTAGATGGGTAGGATAGAGGCAGTTAACCATTTGTTTCGAGGTTGGGTGTGGATTCCTAGAGTGAGGTAACATAGGAACTGAGCAAGAACTACTTCCAATTATGCTCTTGGCATTCTGCATTTCCAATCTACATGTTTCTGACCAATGTTAGCTATATGTATTCTTGTGGTTTCATTTGAACTAGATTCAATGGGTACATTATGAAAGTTGAAAGAAGGTGGAGTTGAACTACATGATTTGCTATTGCTAAAATTAACTACGGTGCTCTAAAAACTATTTCTGGAATTTTCTTTAAACAGCCAATTAAGCTACTTGCTCAATTTCCTTATAACTGAATTGTATTTCATGAAAGACAAAATGGTGTTTCTTGTAGTTGTTGTTAACAACCTAAAAACTGTTTCTTTTGTTCAGGATCGACCTTCAACCAAGGTCCATGCTGCTCCTGGTGGTGGATCTTCTTTGGGATACCTCTTTGGTGGTGGTAGCAACTGACACATGCCATCATGTCTTCATATGGAGTTCTGTTTGTCAATCCTTGTGAACCcgtagtttgaatcaaaccatGCTTTCATCTTCAATATAATCCATGCAAATTTGTGGGATCCTATGGTGTAATATATAGGTGTTATCTTTGTTGTTTCAACTATTCAATCAAGATCGTGGGATTTAGATGCCTGGGCATCTGTATGTTTCTAATACCCCAGccagtgttttttatttttttaatctctctcTCACTTCCTTTACTggtcttttttgttgtttcttttggaTTACTAGAACAGTACCAACGTATTCCTCTGATAGCTCCAGGTATCATACCAAGTGTTGCGAGGGGGTATGGTTCGTGCAATGCATCGGTGGGACGAATCTCAATTTAAGCGTGTCCTTTTTGacaatggaataataaaattataagatgaGAAGAATATTAAAACTTGAGAGCAGTTGGCATTATTATTGGCCTCTCTTGATCCAATGGACGACAACTGCCGCTCGTGAGCAATGAGAACAAGTTGTCTGAAGCAGAACAACTCACTACCAGGTTTGCGGTGCTTGTTGCCCAAAAGTAATCAAAATTCTTGTAAAAACAAGACCGAACATACGATAACTAACATCAGACAATACCAATCCATGTTTGAATCCAATTATCTCTCCAAATCTTGAATTCTGTgagatattgttaaaaaataaaagggagaaGAGTTCCATGAACTCAGTTGATGAGACCCCCTGGTCTAATATTAAGTTGCATTTGTATTTGGTCAAGAAAAGGGTGCATTTCTTTGGGTTTTCACTTGCCTAAGAAAGCGTGCATGTTCTACAATGCTTAAAGATGTCCTTCATGAGTTTTGGGGGGGAAAGACGAAGATATTGGAGAAGCCTTTCGCTGTGAATCTCGTTTTATTATTCCAAAAAACCTCCTCCTGTACATCTCGCATACACACACAGTTACACGGCGAGGTGGTTGTAAGAAAGATGCATTAACCCTCCACCCAAGCACCTGCAAATGCTGCAGGTCAAGGCACATTTTGAATCGGAGCAGCGGGAGCGGGAGTTATACCCCATTTTCTGCGGACATCCTCCAAATCCTCTTGAAAGTGCTTCTCATAATACACACACATGAGATCTGTGCTCTGCATGCCAGCTCGAATGGCCCATGGGAAGTAATGCTGGAAGAACAATTTCCTCTGCTTCTCCGTAAATCTAACTGTGCCTCCCACAACAGACATCAGGCACATCGGAAGGTACATTTGCTCGAATTCAATCACCTTGAGCGCTGACTCGCCGATTAAGTTGGTGGGCAGGCCAAAAAGGGTGTGCCAGAAATCATGCACCTCACGGGCTCGCATTGCAACATATGCCAGCTCTTCCGTTTCCATGAATCGCACTGGTGGACGGTCATCCGGGGAAAAGTTCCTGGATCCCATGAATCTTGCATAGGCAGCACCAAATGTATTGGCTGGCAAATCCCACGCATGCCCCACTTCAGCAGATATGACACGAGGTCTCTCCAAGAGAACTGCCtatcattcaaaattataatgaaaaaaaaaaaaaaaagagtgaggTGGGTTCTTTATGATGTAATACGAAGTTCAATCATCAGGTGCCTGCCTGTTCATCCATTTGAAAGTAGTCACGGTCATAacaaaaaagatacaaaaaaaatttttaatccCGTAAGACTTGCAAAGCTACATTCATTTTTCACCCATGACATGCTTCCCTAAAagctttttaaaagaaatcacTTGGATCTTCATGATAAATGAAGAGCCCAGAGATCCTGTCAAATTCAGTTTGCCTGacaatatatatgtattaattgGCATAAAAAGAGTTTCGGCCATGAATAATTCACAACTAAACAAGATTGGATCGCATAAAAATGTGTTCAGGATTTTactgattaataatttaattcagtAATTATAAACTACTACTACCAAGGAAACGGATggtgaataaaaatgaaatgtgGGCGGGAAGAAAAGGAGACTCACTCTTCCTTCAGGGCTCTTTTTCATTCTCTcaacaactctttcaaaagcaGGTTTTCCAGTTGTTTCTCCAAGCGCCGCTATCAAATCCGCCCTTCGTGGATCTAACAACGCACCCACAGCGGAACCAACCGCAACCGCCGCCTGTTGCCAACTATTCAGCCGGATTTTACCTCCTCCTATCATTGCTTGCTATTCTCCCAGATACAAAATATATACACTTTACTCTTCACGCATGTATGAGAGGAGAAAGGGGAAAGGAGGAAGGGGAAGACCGAAGACGGTGGTTTTCTTTAATTAGAGGTGGATCAAAGAAGAGGGAGTGGGCCTTCCTGGATGTTCTTTCAAGCCCAGGAgcgggcttttttttttttgattgccTGCATGTTCCTGGACTTTCCTCATGCGGATACACACACTTTAATCCTTTCGCACCTTCTACTCTTCTTGCATTTTGTTATcgtttctttcttctctcttttcaacattattgtattgttttttcaGCAGAGTTCTCTGTCATATACAGTGAAGTAAAAAGATTCCGGTAtgatttttacaaattaatttattttcttataaatatatttttttaaaaaagttttttttgagtGATTTTTACTGATTATACTTCTAACATAAAAGtcatttcaacttatttttatctattcaaGAACAACCTTTTTTATACCACGATTCAATATCAAAGGCACGTATTTTTTATACGTCATTTCAAAAAGATTCAAGGTCCATTgttgatttcttaattttctatttacTATAAAAGTGGATcgaattcatttattatttacttgACATGACTTGAgaaaaatgatttctttttacCTTAAGCTTAtaatttgacatttgtttttttttttttaaataatttatgataaagATAAGTTGAAATAACTTTTAGATTAGAAGAGTGTTTGGAAAAaatgatttcaagtttttttttttttaacgatgaGATGTAATATAAGTCGGGATTTAcaagttaaaagttaaaattcttaacttttattaaatcaatatttaaactcAAATTTGTAACAAACTTTTAATATCTGAGTCAAGAACTATTTctaattcaattatatatatatatatatatatatggctttTCCAACGAgtaaaatgtcaaaaaataaattaaatcattttataccAAACATAATCTTACTTCAAACAAACACAAGTTTATAGCAATTTTCATTTTGCCAGTAAAGTTTTGACATGAGATTAAGAGTCTTTgactataaaatgatataaaatcacagtaatattattaatattaataaaaattaagattataaaaaataagggaaagagataaattaaattataagaatgatgatatattcaagaatttgaattaaaatattttatttaggtgttgaaatataaaaataaattaataaataaacataaaaaaaatataaataaaactgttataaaaataaatttcacaaaACTAAAAGTAGCAACGagtaatatacaaaaatatattaaggtcCTTGGAATTGCCAGGTGTTGGCGGTGGGTCTGGAATGTCTGGGCACACACCATGCCACAAGCCGAAACCTGGTTGGGCCAACCTCAATTTGGGCTATGGGCTGTTTCTGGAAGCTAGGCTTAGCCGAAGGCCAGTCGGTGCATAAGCTGGTAGCAAGACCTGGGCTTGATGGCCCGACCAAACCAGAGGGAGTTCGGGGAAATCTAATTGAATTTGAACCTGTTTTACTCTCAAATCGAATGTGCCTTGAATACATCTTATAATCAGGATTATATTCTTGTCATTATTTGACTTTTTCCTTGATGATTCGCATTTGAGAGGCCTATTATGGGCATTGCTTGTTTAATGGATGAGTTGTGGTTTATAGCTGTGGAGGTTAATCTGAAAATCAAACACGTGGAGCGAATGATAAGAAATTAAGTCCTGGCTAGCACAAGTCAAATAATGTGCTAATTT from Populus alba chromosome 8, ASM523922v2, whole genome shotgun sequence encodes the following:
- the LOC118062403 gene encoding protein SPIRAL1-like 1; this encodes MGRGVSAGGGQSSLGYLFGSGEAPKPGTNNAQAAPSESLPAKNSPPSKPAAAPQPADINKQVPAGINSTSTNNYLRADGQNTGNFITDRPSTKVHAAPGGGSSLGYLFGGGSN
- the LOC118062401 gene encoding ubiquinone biosynthesis protein COQ4 homolog, mitochondrial, encoding MIGGGKIRLNSWQQAAVAVGSAVGALLDPRRADLIAALGETTGKPAFERVVERMKKSPEGRAVLLERPRVISAEVGHAWDLPANTFGAAYARFMGSRNFSPDDRPPVRFMETEELAYVAMRAREVHDFWHTLFGLPTNLIGESALKVIEFEQMYLPMCLMSVVGGTVRFTEKQRKLFFQHYFPWAIRAGMQSTDLMCVYYEKHFQEDLEDVRRKWGITPAPAAPIQNVP